A DNA window from Bacteroides cellulosilyticus contains the following coding sequences:
- a CDS encoding DUF5123 domain-containing protein, with the protein MKIRNFYYILLGILTFSVIACEEANEWEVDPSHDRLFRSTKFEVKETNPTSALLSFRGVTNATKYVFDFSEGDSLLFNNIVFTTELLVDTMNAYNKEASEIKTEYRALFTDLNGTTRYSVRMKAVNGNTGMESGYVQLCFDTTDEQIFTTVTPGTTSVSLNWQAEKTATRIEYGELVKTEIEGEEAKTDTIWATAHELTSTEKQAGELTIDGLKPGTNYITYIFNEKARRGSYKFKTLGSSKGTTISVKASDDINALLAGAPAGDVTLSFTGGQTYEVGEFIIPETVANLYIAGNVVGGKMPVLNMTKFTFSALMDNFYVQYMDIISDGKSQFMIELGGSTGFKNVSFEGCNISEIPRSLIRTNSGNLEVEGIAISNCFIKNVGLSGYGLLNIGKLKSLSTISITNTTLLNIGDQIMDLRVQTDKVTFTQSTFCNYDINMPKLLRLDKQPKEITVTGVIFTGDNKGGKMNSGNSDYSKYLSFAGCYLTSDFQENDKKFTDAQILKISSEELFEDPKNGDFHFKPEAKFEGDGKVGDPRWWTK; encoded by the coding sequence ATGAAAATTAGAAATTTCTATTATATTTTGCTGGGAATTCTCACATTCTCGGTGATAGCATGCGAGGAAGCTAATGAATGGGAAGTGGATCCCAGTCATGACAGATTATTCCGTTCTACGAAGTTTGAAGTAAAAGAAACGAATCCAACTTCTGCTCTTTTGAGTTTCAGGGGAGTCACAAATGCTACAAAGTATGTATTTGATTTCAGTGAAGGTGATAGTTTGCTTTTTAACAATATAGTATTTACCACAGAACTTCTTGTAGATACAATGAATGCCTACAATAAAGAAGCTTCTGAAATAAAAACGGAATATCGTGCTCTTTTTACGGATCTGAATGGTACGACACGTTATTCGGTGCGTATGAAAGCTGTCAATGGAAATACCGGGATGGAATCGGGATATGTGCAGTTGTGTTTTGACACTACAGACGAGCAGATATTTACTACCGTTACTCCGGGAACTACCAGTGTCTCTTTGAATTGGCAGGCAGAAAAAACAGCTACGCGTATTGAGTATGGTGAGTTAGTAAAGACTGAGATCGAGGGTGAAGAGGCAAAAACTGATACGATTTGGGCTACAGCACACGAACTCACTTCAACAGAAAAACAAGCTGGTGAGTTAACAATAGACGGGCTTAAACCGGGAACTAATTATATTACGTATATCTTCAATGAGAAGGCTCGCAGAGGTTCTTATAAATTTAAGACTTTGGGATCCTCCAAAGGAACGACTATTTCAGTAAAAGCAAGTGATGATATTAATGCCTTGTTGGCGGGTGCACCGGCTGGCGATGTGACTTTGTCATTTACGGGTGGACAAACTTATGAGGTTGGTGAATTTATAATTCCCGAAACTGTTGCGAACTTGTATATAGCCGGTAACGTGGTAGGAGGTAAGATGCCTGTATTAAATATGACCAAGTTTACATTCTCTGCTCTTATGGATAACTTCTATGTACAGTATATGGATATTATCAGCGATGGTAAGTCTCAATTTATGATTGAACTTGGCGGTAGCACCGGCTTTAAGAATGTAAGTTTTGAGGGATGCAACATTAGTGAAATTCCAAGAAGTCTTATCCGTACCAATTCTGGTAATCTTGAAGTTGAAGGAATTGCTATTAGTAACTGTTTCATTAAGAATGTGGGTTTAAGTGGATATGGACTTTTGAATATCGGTAAGTTGAAGTCGTTAAGTACTATTTCTATTACCAATACTACTCTGTTGAATATTGGTGATCAGATTATGGATTTACGTGTACAGACAGATAAAGTTACATTTACTCAATCTACTTTCTGTAACTATGATATTAACATGCCTAAATTATTGCGTTTGGATAAGCAACCGAAAGAAATTACTGTAACAGGGGTAATTTTTACGGGAGATAATAAGGGCGGTAAAATGAATTCTGGTAATAGCGACTATTCCAAGTATCTGAGTTTTGCCGGATGTTATTTAACTTCTGATTTCCAGGAAAATGATAAGAAGTTTACCGATGCTCAAATCTTAAAAATCTCATCAGAAGAGTTATTTGAAGATCCAAAGAATGGTGATTTTCACTTTAAACCGGAAGCTAAGTTTGAAGGGGATGGTAAAGTAGGAGATCCGAGATGGTGGACAAAATAA
- a CDS encoding RagB/SusD family nutrient uptake outer membrane protein, which yields MKKYNLLYILTAGMMLFTSCEDFLNTDSPSEQSKENLFENEGMTRSAIMGVYSELAGTYVYGQKMSVNWQGVSDIEQASGYQEDPATDKTSDSGAANYWCDWYNKTLQWGYIFKMAELASTAVDGIRASEAFNNGTTAMKRYMGEALVLRSLSYFELVRRWGDIPFKEGMSSSDLSNVYMGKINRDSIYACIVKDMQEAIEYLPWVGEVADYNSERITKGFAKGMLARIALFAGGWSVRDGKEFPANTSVERYSNTEQNPGMEEVGEYFIGRPANWRDYYEIAEQQCAEIIGDPENPHRLDPDYGDIWKSVCGLKANTYNENLFEVANGVGYSGDIGTLMGRAMDGNLGYGQRGFGGTYVSTNAYYFYSFDQNDTRRDYACYWPVYKKDGTIKEVMQNDIMSVRLGKWSFFWTAESYRSIALTATARTPTGINWIVMRYPDILLMFAEARYMLGKGENSVSDVAGISAARALEMVRERAFGSGAEAVMDYKKVDFFDAIVNERAWEFGGEGIRKLDLIRWGLLDSKIEEMKVAMLYMLDGSHPVEIFDKTYQPEEFPNKLYFKYDENGEFIDFSSINFYTKRAANPDEKVYTEIKWFPETYWNVKETDINKDHSLIKNATKILVCASGLRKSYDYSQLLSTLKYGSLIQDRLNGYKIGNGVCNYRHLFSIYYDDIYKSKGYLSNSYGYDNSAQ from the coding sequence ATGAAAAAATATAATCTATTATATATACTGACGGCAGGAATGATGCTATTCACTTCCTGCGAGGATTTCTTGAATACGGATTCTCCTTCCGAACAAAGCAAGGAGAACTTATTTGAGAATGAGGGAATGACTCGATCTGCCATAATGGGAGTATATTCGGAATTGGCCGGAACCTATGTATATGGTCAGAAAATGTCAGTAAACTGGCAAGGAGTTTCTGATATTGAGCAGGCAAGCGGTTATCAGGAAGATCCGGCTACAGACAAGACGAGTGATTCAGGTGCGGCCAATTACTGGTGTGACTGGTATAATAAAACATTGCAGTGGGGATATATCTTTAAAATGGCAGAACTTGCCAGCACGGCAGTAGATGGTATTCGTGCTTCTGAAGCTTTCAATAATGGCACTACGGCTATGAAGCGTTATATGGGTGAAGCTTTGGTACTTCGTTCTCTTTCATATTTTGAACTTGTGCGTCGTTGGGGAGATATACCTTTTAAAGAAGGTATGTCAAGCTCGGACCTTTCCAATGTCTATATGGGTAAAATCAACCGCGACAGTATATATGCTTGTATTGTAAAAGACATGCAAGAAGCCATAGAATACCTTCCTTGGGTTGGCGAAGTGGCTGATTATAATAGTGAGCGTATAACTAAAGGGTTTGCGAAGGGGATGTTGGCACGTATCGCTCTTTTTGCCGGAGGCTGGTCTGTACGTGATGGTAAGGAATTCCCGGCTAATACGAGTGTGGAACGTTATTCCAATACTGAGCAGAATCCGGGTATGGAAGAAGTAGGAGAGTATTTTATAGGTCGTCCTGCCAATTGGAGGGATTATTACGAGATTGCCGAACAGCAGTGTGCTGAGATTATAGGTGATCCGGAAAATCCTCACAGACTGGATCCGGATTATGGAGATATCTGGAAATCAGTCTGCGGTCTGAAAGCCAATACATATAATGAGAACTTGTTTGAGGTAGCCAATGGAGTAGGCTATAGTGGTGATATAGGTACTTTGATGGGACGTGCCATGGATGGTAATTTGGGATATGGCCAGCGTGGTTTTGGCGGTACTTATGTTAGTACTAATGCTTATTATTTCTATTCGTTCGATCAGAATGACACGCGTCGTGACTATGCCTGCTACTGGCCTGTTTACAAAAAAGATGGTACTATCAAAGAAGTAATGCAGAATGATATTATGTCTGTGAGATTGGGTAAATGGTCTTTCTTCTGGACTGCCGAATCTTATCGCTCAATCGCATTGACCGCTACGGCTCGTACTCCGACAGGCATCAACTGGATTGTGATGCGTTATCCTGATATCCTTTTGATGTTTGCTGAGGCTCGCTATATGTTAGGTAAAGGTGAAAATTCAGTAAGTGATGTGGCTGGTATTAGTGCTGCCAGAGCGCTGGAGATGGTTCGTGAACGTGCATTTGGTTCAGGAGCGGAAGCTGTTATGGACTATAAGAAAGTAGATTTCTTTGATGCTATTGTCAACGAACGTGCATGGGAGTTTGGTGGTGAGGGTATCCGTAAACTCGATTTGATTCGTTGGGGATTACTCGATTCTAAGATTGAGGAGATGAAAGTGGCTATGCTCTATATGTTGGATGGTAGCCATCCCGTAGAAATCTTTGATAAGACTTATCAACCTGAAGAGTTTCCCAATAAACTGTATTTCAAGTACGATGAGAATGGAGAATTTATAGATTTCTCTTCTATTAATTTTTATACTAAGAGAGCAGCCAATCCGGATGAGAAAGTATATACGGAAATAAAATGGTTTCCGGAGACTTACTGGAATGTGAAGGAAACGGATATAAACAAAGATCATAGCTTGATCAAGAATGCTACAAAAATATTGGTATGTGCTTCAGGACTGAGAAAATCTTATGATTATAGTCAGTTGTTGAGTACATTGAAGTATGGTTCTCTGATTCAGGATAGATTGAATGGTTACAAAATAGGTAATGGAGTTTGTAATTATCGTCACTTGTTCTCTATCTATTATGATGATATCTATAAGTCTAAGGGATATTTGTCCAATTCTTACGGATATGATAATAGTGCTCAATAA